The genomic DNA TCAAAACATGATAGATTAAGAGGCATATCAATATCATATCAAGCAGCAACACCCCTACATCTCCAATTCACAATCAATAATGTGGGTGACAAAGTTGTAGCAGGGCTCCCCATTGCCCCTGAGCCGGATAAGCTGACCTTGAGACCCTTCTCTGGAAAAACCTGGGAACAAACACAAATAAACAGAGATAGAAAGATTATGCAATTTATTCAGTGTAAAAACTTCACATCCCCTAGACAAAGAGGAAATAGGATACCTCAAAATAAGGTTTTCCCACCACAGTGGAAACAGAAGCAATAGCAGTCATATATAGGGCCACATGAGTCTGTTCGGTCTTAAAGCTGCTTGGTGAgatatcaatataaaataaatttcagtcaaagaataaaataaagacaATAATCTTAATACAGATCACATACCTGAAATCATGGCGAGCCTTTTCAAAACCCGGTTGAGTCATGCCATCATAAACCTTCAAAAGTTCAAGTAATTCTttcattaaaaaggaaaaaattccTCTTCTCTATACAAACTAACATATGTAAATGAAGTTTATATGATATCTTACAATTTCCCATGATCGTGGATGAAAACCAACCGTGAAGCCCTTAAATACCCGGGGACCTGGTTTCTCACATGGAATTGCAAGTTCAACAAATACTCTGCAACAGTGGAAATAAGAAACATTTAAACAAGTTAAAATACTGGACTTTCCAATTACttggaaaataaataacaaataattcagCACTATTCTCAAAATCATAGAAGAATCTTTATCATCTAAATCCATAGATTCTGTGACTAGCATTCCTTTTGCTTTTCCTAGTTTCTCCCTAAAAGCAACAATTCTTGTCAAACATAGTTTCCGTTATATTTCAGAACCAAGAACTATAGCATTTCAAACCACTCCACTGCTACAAAGCCtagaaataaatcatattaatctCTATGTAATGTCAATACCATTACTCAACTATACTAAAAGTCCAAGAAGATATAtgaaacatattaatttattaagttgAAAAAAGTCAAAACCATCTCGTGCCccacatttttcattttctaaagtAGACAATCCAAATTCTAAGGAAGAAAAAACCCATGTTGTCAAATGCATAGCTTGAGGCCCATCTATGTAACAGCActtacaaaaatttattatgaagtttttattttctgtgaagctctcaaaattaaatataaacagAATCTCTATTTCCTTACTAATGCATCTTCGGCATATAACTCCAAATTCCAACATTGATATCACAGaagtaataaattcatttatataatctaTGAATTGAAATCTAAattctaaaatctaaaaaaaaaatggatttaatataagataatttGTTGCAAAGAAGACCTGCAATTTGACTCATAAGTAACGTTGCAAATGCATCCAAGTCCACctgagataaagaaaaaaagataacaaCATAGGCCTTAAGTTGCTTCAACTAACAAAGATACCAAAGACATGAGAAGTTAGAATATTGTGAAAATGCAACGAAACAGTTTTCagcttaaaagaaaatttgaaaaaaaatcagcaGGGTCTAGGTTAAACAAAAGGATTTGTTAGCATTTGTCTAGATAATGCAAGACCCGCCAAagaatcaagaaaagaaaatttaagaaatttatatttgcaGATTTCAATCTTCTAATTTCATATAATCAGATTCCTTGTTAGAAGTCCCATCTCTTTGCCAGCCCCCAACCAATGAAGACAGAATGGCTATGtctcaagtttaaatttgaaagttcaacAATGAAAATGATGCTTTGTTCAGAACATGAGAAGCCAAAAAAAGTATAGGTTAGCTATGGTAAACTAGATATGCCGCATTCtccttcaatttatttgaattttttcatagttttttttttattttattttaacaagttGAAAGATGTAGTATAACCtttttttgagatattttcttcCCAGTTGTTGCAAAACTTACCATATTTCCTTAATACACTATTTAATTGCTCCAAAAAATGGAAGATAGAGCTCAGTGATATCAATGTGAAATTCACAAGATGTCAAACTGTCACAGAACGGTGGCATCTGGTCATATACAGGCCAGAAAGTGCGAGCCACCAGCCCCAAAATATCAGGAAAAAGAAGAACACAGAGAAGTAGATTTCATTATacattttaaccttttaaataatactttttataCCACTTTTGGTTCACATGCCCCCGcagttatttcatttttcataccATGACCCCTGTAAACGAAAATTTCTAGCCCTGCCAATTGTCATATCAACTCCATGCACATTTGAAACTCAAAATGAAGATCTACCAACCTTCACATTGTCCATTTAAACAATTCCCGCAAATAATATTTACCTGAAAGTACATACCAAAAGGTACAACAATTGCATATGTTAGAACAATGATGTACAACAAAAAATGTCATAaactttattgaatttgaagaaaCAATAGAGCTATGTGATTCCTACAATTCCTAACAACAAACCTGAGCCGTACGTCCCATCTTGTCATAACTTGACTCACAATTCAAAAGGTCACCACCGTAAAACCCCTAGAAACACAaggaaatttaaatatattacacTTCACAAATCTCATATTATGTAGGACTtcgaaaatttttaattttacagaCAAAACATAGATATgtccaaattttagtttagagTTTGGCAATAACTTGAAACTCTCTGATATACCACAGTGGGCAGAGAAATCAAAAATCTTGAATTCCCAGGGACTTAGGGAATGAATTTCCAGTGTTGTGCGGAAATCAAATGAGAGATGGACGGAAGAGAAGAGGGACAATTTGAAACTAGTTgtaaagacaattttttttcacaCAAATTCATATAGGGGTGTCTGTGTGTGAACACAAAATAACTGCAAAAAACTTGTAGATTGAACCTTTTAATAATAGGAATAATCATTTAATTCCATCATTAATGATTTCATTGTTAGCAATCAGTTTCTTGCACTTCAGGTAGCATACTAATGCAGTCTGCATGCTTAGCTATCATACTCATGAGATTCTGGATATTAACTCCTTTCTTGAATTGGAGGAATAATGGATCTCAAATGCACTAAGAGAATTGCAATTTACCCAAAGAGCCTCTACTTTCTGTTTTACAAATGAAAAACTAGCCAAACCTATCTTCCTCTATAGAATATTCTTTCACTTTTgactttttctcttcttcaatgaatttaaaatacTTCTTGTTAGTATTTTCAGTCTTAGATCTTATCAAGATGTTACTGATCCCCACCAACACAACCAGAGAGAAAGCCTTTAACGATCAGGGCATTTCTACCAACAACACAATGGGAAATCAAACTGCACTAAAAAGGTCAACTACTTATGAATAATACTAAGCACAAAAATTGTGTCTGATGAGAGCTTACCTGAACAAAGTCAACATGGCCTGAACCAGCAACAAAATGGTTGAACTTATTAAATCGGCCAAAAGCTATGTATCCCTGCAAAATTCTGAGCATGTTAACacaatgtaaattatttttacataactTGAGTGTATGTACAATGCAAACAGAGAactgaaattatttttgaacaCATAGAAACTTAATAGAACAAACAGCTTTAAAGTAATTTAGTAGAGATCAAAATGCTGAAAttcttaaacataaataaatcattatcaATGAACAAAAACTGCAGAACGCTAAATTCTCTCACCATGAAGACAATACCCACTGCAATCAAAATAATCCCATTCAACAATTTTTTGCTATATTGAGCATCTAGTAATGCTCTCATCAAACATCGATAAAAATCCTTTGCCACATAATAGCAATGTCAGATCTAACATAAACAATTATCTTCACCATTATGATGGAAATAGACAAGAAAAAGACTCAAATATACATTTTCAATTACTCATTAGTATATATAAcagtttttatttataacttgtGGATACTGAATCTGAGTTCTGGCTTTATGGtcaaattgacaaaattttctGAAAAACATTGCCTGCGTGCGTACTCTACTCATAGGTATATTGTTTAGCTTCACATGGTCCTAcgacaatttttcttctttaaaagaGGATGAGAGTGATAGAGAAACAGAGAGAACTTCTCTACAGAAACAAAATGGAAAGAGGGAAGATATGGCGAGAGACCTCCCAACATTGGCTCCGTTGCACAAGTGGTCAACTTCTTGAGACTTCTATGCTTAAAGCAAAAGGTTGATGAAACCAATAAAATGCAAACGCAGTTGCTCCCATATAGTTTATCAGTTTCCAAGCACCAATTAgtgtagaaaaaataaaacagtgaGGCTATGCCATGCATGCCTCAAGTTGCAGAAAAAGAACTATAAAAAGCCTAGAAATACTTTCCCAGCAATTGTACTTATCATCCTTTCCCAATTAAATGGTGGTGTCAACTACACAATTGATATAATGAAAGTAATCTATGCCAAATAAGCATAGTTAATTAAAAGCAAGGAAGAAAAAGCAGAATAGCTTAGCACTTGAGAATATGGTGTTCAAGACTACCGCTTGTGATCTAGTCTCTACATCTTTGCAAAATCGAACCACCAAATCAACACCCTGTAGCATAAGAAACTTAAGATTTATTACTCTCTTGACACTCAGcacttatttaaaaataatatatgctCATAATTGTTATAAAAGTTAGGTGAAAACATTACATTGTCTTCATACTCGAAATAATGTCCGATCCAGCTACTCTGATTGACAACTTAAGTGAAACAACCTCAGCAAACATTTAACCGAAATTTAAATGAAGCATACAATAAACTAACAACGGATGAATTTCAAGATGCTTGgctttgacattttaaagtaatttaggATACAAAATCAACAATGCGACTGGAATTATCGAAAGCGTAGCAATTGGATCTCGGCACTGCAACTGCAACTGCTCCGAGTCCCTTTATACCAACAGCTGAACGAAAACAAGTAATCATAAACACAATCACAAGGCAGGCAGCATGAAAATGGTGAAAAAGCAGTCATACCTGTGAGTATTACCAATAAGTAATTCACTAAACGCACTTTTAAAAAGCATTTCACAGTCGGCGTCGCTTTCGCTTTCGCTTCCATGGAtaaaatttcaacttaaaatttcaataatatgcGAAACCTTTCTTCGCTGAAGCTGGACTGCGGGAGGGCAGATCAAACAAATTGCTAGAAATACATTAATGACCTAATTACCCTCACAAGCAGCGTGAGCGAAGGAGACTAAACAAGATTTTGTTTTCGGCCAACCCAGCCAAGGTTTAGTGAATAAAATTTACACccactaaaatttaaaaacttaaagaCCTACCcatctattaaaataattgtcAATTAACTAAaagtattttcaaaaattaaaaattatcatactttttctcttaaatttaaaaacctaataattttcttccacataagatttgaaaatcactattttcctAAGGCTTTTTCTCCTCTTTGATGACCACATCTCCTTTTCGCCCATcgacattttctctctctcctggtttttctcttcttttggtcTCTTATATCGTTGTTCCTTACCTCCTTTGTTGTTGACAAAGACAAAAGACGATTAGAGAGATTGGAGGGAGAGGGaagttgagagagagagaaaacacCAATAGCCAAAGAGAAGATATAGTTGCTGAAGAGGGGAGAACAAACTTAAAGGGGAAATggtaacttttcaaaccttgggtagaagaaaattgttagatttttaaacctatggcacaaatgtgataattttttaaatatttttagttaaataataattttacctttcactttaacaataaattttaacatataggTGGATATTTAGGTTTGTGAATGTTAATAAGTAAGAATTTGTCTTttactaaaatttgggtggaaaataatcttttcacctttgttttttaatttaaaattttatttaagttggtTATCATTTTTAAGTctagtttaaaattatcatttttgaaaatagGTGAAATTCTGggtataattatattaattaaatttttaaatttgattatgatgGATGCCTTCTTATATCATAGgcaaagacttattctcacccaaagtttgatgtattAGCAAAGACTTATTATTAGtctataattaattcaaatttgatgaaaaattattatatttttaaattaaggagagaaaatgatataaacttttattttttaaaatattattattaaacaatgATATTACTTTTACCCTAACTAaacattttaatagaaattagttcATAGGtgagattttatgtttttgaaaattattgaatGTGAATTTGGATTTACACAATACCTTGGTAGgcataagtcttttggccttttatttttaattttaaaacaatatcacATCATTGTAAAAAGATCTTTTCCATTCTTTTACCTTGGTTTGATATGATTtgctaaatatataaattattaaaatatttattaaaaatcaaattattaaagatTATTGTGTCTTCTAAAATTAAAGCTAATCAgcaaacaattaatattaaaaatgtctattaggttgattttgaattataatagaATTACTGTTAAACATGTGATAACGTGACATATATTCATTGCTGACGTGGTAACTCATTTCCTTATTTCAAACATAATTTGTCAAATTAACACTACCTAAGTAAGTCTCTCCATATATGCATGTGGGCGCTATTCCGACATTGTAAACACACATTCTCTCATATCTCTTTTTTGGCATTCAAAaatcattcttttattttcaagatCATGAGAGTTTGCCTTTTTGAGATCCCAAGTTTGTTGCGATATCTCTTTCTCCACTAaagttgttgttgttattatttgaGATTTATTTATAGAATAGATAAACTGATGTGTTGTGATCAgttaaagagataaaaattagagattgaatttattaatatgaGAAATATCAATATTACTTTTTACGGTTTTGATTACTTGTTACCTagatttagttttattttttgggtagggttaaagttttttttctatttcttactTGGGATGGGAGCATCAAATGAAATTTAGTTGAGTCTTCGGGTATATCAAAACAATCGTTTATGAGAGTTTTGAGAGTTTATAacactctaatttttttttaatttctcatatCTCATTTTTTGAGGTCAAAAatctttttcctattttcaaaattatgagaATTCATAACactatcatttttttgtttcaaaaaaaaaaaaaagccctcTCTTCTGTTAAGACTGTTTGGTtagtttaaatgattttaataccCTCATCCTTCCCATACAGATTAAGCCCACTTAACATGCATAACGATTGATATGCGGTGGGCCCAACTGGGGATGCTGGGTTTGGGATATTAAtgctttttatctttgatttggatttttttttaatgttcatTCTTCGGTTTTTCAAATGATATGTGGTGGACTTGATACATATAGGAAGTGAAATTATGCCcgttataagatttaaaaaaaaaaaagggccgTTGGTGATGGTCCCCATGTGCTTAAATCAGACCAAACATACTGAACATCCTTCGCCTGCCTGCCCCTTTGTATCTTTGAATCCGTTTCATTCTTTCTCAGTATCTCTTTCTTTGatctttttaatttcaaaacttaactaTACTTGCAGATCAGTTTCTTCTCTAGCTTCACTTTGGATCTGCAAAGGCGCTTCCTCTCCTTCCCACATCGACTTGAAGCTGCGTAAGGTGAGTTCATTAGGGTTTCTGAATTTCATCACCAATGTTGCAAATTGGTTGCCATGATGATTTCTAAATGTATGAAAGCTCCTATGTATTGTTTTATGAAAGTTGATCCTGAGCGGTTACCCGAGAAACTGAAAAGATTCCTTTCGGGTTTTGTTGGAATCTCTTAatgatttgtttgtttgcttcttCCTATTAAGTTTAGTCAGAGATGCCTTTCTATCTCTAGACTATTTTCTTCCACTTCGtctgttaataaatttttctttttgtcctttttatGAAGTTCTTGAGTAAGGCAGTTGCATGCTCTTCTGATTTATAGACTCCTATGCAATTAAGTTGTTGATTCTGTTGAATAATGATTAAGAATGCAAACTGGTCTATCAAATCTaggatattataatttttggttttatctTATTGATGAATTTCTTGGACAATGAAATGTGTGTGTAAAAAGCATGTTAACCGAAGAACTTTAATGTACAACACTGTTGTGGTGCAGTTGGTATTTATGATTTGAGAAAACATGTTTTAAAGACTGCTACCTAGttcgaataattttattattttaaattatttattattataatttgttaatgacaaatttataaCCTGTTTATATTGGTGATTTATTAAATACTTTGCAGCTTGACTCTGGAGATGCACATATTCAGTTCTTTTATATGGAAGTGGTGCATTGGTTGCTGTGTGGTTGGCATCAGCAATTGTCAATGCTGTGGATTCTATGCACATATTCAGTTCTTTTATATGGAAGTGGTGCATTGGCTGCTGTGTGGTTGGCATCAGCAATTGTCAATGCTGTGGATTCTATTCCTTTGGTATGTATGCATACCCATTCTATTCCAATAGCTGACAGGGTTGGGTGACATTACACCGCTGTACCTAGCAAGCCCTTCCAATACTATCTTAGttcttgaaaaaattttagcCATGTCTAATAAATACTTGTGTGGCTGAATATATATAACGTGAAGTATTTAacaaatgtttaaaatgtttccttaaatttatttttccagGTTAGAAGTATTTGATGAGAAAATCTCCCTGTCCTTCTATTCTCCCTTAAAACTTCCTTTTTGGTATATTTCCTAtgtttttggtaatattttttcaGGTGGTCTGTTGTTGCTGATGGAACTAGCATTTCTATTAAGAGGTGTTGGTACTGAGGTGTATTGGATGATAATCTAGAAGCAGTCTGAAGAAGATGAGGTGATATACAGTTTGGAACATAAGATGTTGAATCAAGGGTGCAGGTTATAATTTAAGTATCTTAATTATGCATTTAGCATATGtactttgtttaattaatttttatgcatttttattattattacttcttTGATTTATTTCAGTGGTTCTTGATGCTatactttcaaaattatatttaactctGGAATCTTGTGTCCATGTTATGGCAGAAAGAGGATTATCtctattcttattattttttgttgttgtgaATGATGTTGCTATACTATTTCATTACTATTTTTAGAATGTGAGAAGCTAGAAAAGATTTCTAATTGAAGTAGAAAATTGATGTGGTTATTAGTTTAAGGGGTTCACACTTTTGAGAGGAAAGGGAGCTCGATACATCCTTACTTTCCACATTTATAGGCTATATAAATGAACTCTTTACTCACGAGTTATGGTACCTCTATATCAATTCTGAATAGATCAACTGAATAGATCCATACCCACCTTTGGTTTAGGTTGACCAATGACAAACATTTTTAGTTAGAACAAAATGTACCATTCCTTGAAGATGATAGGaacctctaaaattttcttgtataCTATCTTGTTGCCTTTACAAACCCCTCTAATGCCTCTCATTCTTAATAGCTTTagaatattatttcatttttgttttaatttgaagatGCTAGGAACctctaaaacaaaacaaatatccCATTTTGAAATAATCTTGGCAAAAAGAGAAGTTGGACTGCTTTAAACTCAGAGactattttcttctttccttttacAATTCTATCTCCCTTTTATACATACTTCTCTTACTTACCACACATGTTTTAGGACTCCTCAATCCAGTTTCATTCATACCATACATGTTCCATAACTTCCCAATACcatttatttcacttaaatattactcttaatcaattataattatagataaatattattctaattaaataatattaacataatattctaataatattattctaataatatttattatcctaataaatcttataatatttattatcctaatatttatcctaataaatataatatttataatatttattaggatagaatataatatttattatcctaataaatattatcctgattaaattatattctatcctagcataatcataattattatattaatcaatattaattaattattattattatcatctaaTCTTAATATTATACGACTCTTTGAAAACCACTTGTTCTCATCTATTTTGGTGAAATATATGGGAATGGAAAGTTATGAAACATGTATGGTCCATACATATGGgcagtatatataaaaaagaactaAGATTGTAAACGGAAAGAAGAAAAGTAGTTTGAGTTTAGGACAGTCTTTGGCTAATTGTAAGGCTTACCTTGGGAGGAGCTGATACTAGTGTTGTTTCATATAAAGCATTTGTTATGTTGTATTTTGGAGTTCAAGATAAACAATTGATGTCGTTGGTTTTATTTTGTCGATTCCCCTATTTTGGAGTTCGATAATCTTTGGTGCTCTTGGTTTTTAGGTGGATGATCGGTAGTTGGATGGTTCAAGATAAGGTTGGTTTGGCTGGTTTGTGAGAAATGACTTGAATTATTTAGGCTAAAGGCATGTAGGTTTGGGCTTGTATTGTTGGGTGTTCTATGGccagtaattttgtttttctcaactgattcttcttctccaataattctttttcaatattactattcatcaattaatcaaacttgAACTGATCATTTTAGTTCTGAGCTAAACTTGAATTGGTTGTTCtagatttgagccaaactaTGTCTACAAAGGAGTTATTAATCCTTATAGCTGAAACTTTTGTGGACTAACGAGTAGTAAATTACTAGGGCTGGTTAATATTAGAAGCGAGTAgctggtttatatatttgttgcaATTATTTGTGCTATAAATCCTTTGGTTGGTTAATTTAAGCCCAAGGTTTTGAGAAAGCCTAGGTATATGGAATGCCATTTGTGATATTAGTTGTTATGGTATGATTTATCTCTCATTTTGATGGtgatttatgttattgatttCTATCTTTCTATGTTGAATTGCAAATTGCTGCTGATTTATGTTAAACTTTTTAGATTATGTTCTCCAAGAAGTGCTTTTCTCTTTACTCACATTGGAGTTCTAATGGTCAACCTGACTTTTATAAGGAAATTATTGTTTGTTGATTCTGATTACATCTTTTCTTATTCATGTCAGCCTGCAGTTTTGTGTGCAaccaaaattttactattttttcgGTTGATTTATAATGATTTGGGGAGGAATATACTGGGGAAAATCATCACAAAGTAGGAATTGGGGTATGCAGCTTTATCTTTTTGACAAGCAACTATGGAAAATGAAGGATGCAACTTTTGTTATGGTGGTCAGAGAATGCAATCTTTGCatgggtaattttttaaaagcatcacgtattagtatttttttttcagtcttGACTATTATTGCAttgtgtatttgtttttttaaacctCTTATAACATTCTTTAGTTCAGGTTTAAGTTTTAAGCTTGTTTTGGGCTTGCTTTACTCCTTTAGTGAAAAGACATGACTACTAATCAACATTTACAATCTGTACTCTCTTTCACATTTAGcgtataaatgaatgattttaatcctgacattatattaattcttttataggaGGACTACTGGTGGCCCTACAGGGCGTTCCACGAAAGGGCAATGGACTTTGGAAGAGGTGAATATGTACTTTCTATCTATAGCTTTTTTTGCCTTTCTTTAGGTTTTCAATGTCCTTCCATCTTCCTTgagattcaaaaattttattttatgcgatcttatgatgatataaaatattggcTTCAGGGCATGTTGCCTTTTTGTAACACATAATGACTATTCAATCTGATGCCATAAGAGAGAGACCATGAAACTATACTAGCGTTCATATTTTATAGTGcatcaggattttgtaccattCATATTAGCTTTATTTTTGAGATGATTCATCGTATAACTGctaatgatattttaacttCAAGGGCTATTATATTTACACATGTACACAAACTgttcaattctattttattttatcttttattaacaaGATggcattttattatatgttcaGGATGAGATATTGCGGAAGACTCTTCAATGATTCAAGGGAAAGAACGGAAGAAAATTGGTATGAATATGga from Mangifera indica cultivar Alphonso chromosome 16, CATAS_Mindica_2.1, whole genome shotgun sequence includes the following:
- the LOC123199482 gene encoding uncharacterized protein LOC123199482 isoform X2, which codes for MEAKAKATPTVKCFLKVRLVNYLLVILTAVGIKGLGAVAVAVPRSNCYAFDNSSRIVDFSSWIGHYFEYEDNGVDLVVRFCKDVETRSQAGYIAFGRFNKFNHFVAGSGHVDFVQGFYGGDLLNCESSYDKMGRTAQVNIICGNCLNGQCEGGLGCICNVTYESNCRVFVELAIPCEKPGPRVFKGFTVGFHPRSWEIVYDGMTQPGFEKARHDFSFKTEQTHVALYMTAIASVSTVVGKPYFEVFPEKGLKVSLSGSGAMGSPATTLSPTLLIVNWRCERARDSLYEVNITIPVKGYDPVQFFLTKMCEYRQDKEVDPMRGWAIFGVISCIIIVSSAIFCCGGFIYKTRTGQLVSGAGQRYSQPEGLNRSFPNQTSWERSPASAKATWRSNERNYGSI
- the LOC123199482 gene encoding uncharacterized protein LOC123199482 isoform X3, whose protein sequence is MEAKAKATPTVKCFLKVRLVNYLLVILTAVGIKGLGAVAVAVPRSNCYAFDNSSRIVDFSSWIGHYFEYEDNGVDLVVRFCKDVETRSQAGFYGGDLLNCESSYDKMGRTAQVNIICGNCLNGQCEGGLGCICNVTYESNCRVFVELAIPCEKPGPRVFKGFTVGFHPRSWEIVYDGMTQPGFEKARHDFSFKTEQTHVALYMTAIASVSTVVGKPYFEVFPEKGLKVSLSGSGAMGSPATTLSPTLLIVNWRCERARDSLYEVNITIPVKGYDPVQFFLTKMCEYRQDKEVDPMRGWAIFGVISCIIIVSSAIFCCGGFIYKTRTGQLRGIDALPGMTILSACLETVSGAGQRYSQPEGLNRSFPNQTSWERSPASAKATWRSNERNYGSI
- the LOC123199482 gene encoding uncharacterized protein LOC123199482 isoform X1 codes for the protein MEAKAKATPTVKCFLKVRLVNYLLVILTAVGIKGLGAVAVAVPRSNCYAFDNSSRIVDFSSWIGHYFEYEDNGVDLVVRFCKDVETRSQAGYIAFGRFNKFNHFVAGSGHVDFVQGFYGGDLLNCESSYDKMGRTAQVNIICGNCLNGQCEGGLGCICNVTYESNCRVFVELAIPCEKPGPRVFKGFTVGFHPRSWEIVYDGMTQPGFEKARHDFSFKTEQTHVALYMTAIASVSTVVGKPYFEVFPEKGLKVSLSGSGAMGSPATTLSPTLLIVNWRCERARDSLYEVNITIPVKGYDPVQFFLTKMCEYRQDKEVDPMRGWAIFGVISCIIIVSSAIFCCGGFIYKTRTGQLRGIDALPGMTILSACLETVSGAGQRYSQPEGLNRSFPNQTSWERSPASAKATWRSNERNYGSI
- the LOC123199482 gene encoding uncharacterized protein LOC123199482 isoform X4 codes for the protein MEAKAKATPTVKCFLKVRLVNYLLVILTAVGIKGLGAVAVAVPRSNCYAFDNSSRIVDFSSWIGHYFEYEDNGVDLVVRFCKDVETRSQAGYIAFGRFNKFNHFVAGSGHVDFVQGFYGGDLLNCESSYDKMGRTAQVNIICGNCLNGQCEGGLGCICNVTYESNCRVFVELAIPCEKPGPRVFKGFTVGFHPRSWEIVYDGMTQPGFEKARHDFSFKTEQTHVALYMTAIASVSTVVGKPYFEVFPEKGLKVSLSGSGAMGSPATTLSPTLLIVNWRCERARDSLYEVNITIPVKGYDPVQFFLTKMCESSSHQPYSVVEVSFTRHEQGNCVGLMHCQA
- the LOC123199081 gene encoding uncharacterized protein LOC123199081; its protein translation is MPVIRFKKKKGPLVMVPMCLNQTKHTEHPSPACPFVSLNPFHSFSVSLSLIFLISKLNYTCRSVSSLASLWICKGASSPSHIDLKLRKLDSGDAHIQFFYMEVVHWLLCGWHQQLSMLWILCTYSVLLYGSGALAAVWLASAIVNAVDSIPLVVCCC